The following are encoded in a window of Panicum virgatum strain AP13 chromosome 5N, P.virgatum_v5, whole genome shotgun sequence genomic DNA:
- the LOC120673157 gene encoding uncharacterized protein At4g28440-like encodes MASAAAKRKPVFVKVDQLKPGTAGHTLVAKVLSSKTVLQKGRPGAAAAGPAARPARIAECLIGDETGCILFTARNEQVDLLKPESTVIIRNAKIDMFKGSMRLAVDKWGRIEVTEPASFSVKEDNNLSLVEYELVNVTEE; translated from the exons atggcctccgcggcggcgaagcgGAAGCCGGTGTTCGTCAAGGTGGAccagctcaagcccggcacggcCGGACACACGCTCGTCGCCAAGGTGCTCAGCTCCAAGACCGTCCTCCAGAAGGGCCGccccggcgctgccgccgccggccctgcgGCGCGGCCCGCCAGGATCGCCGAGTGCCTCATCGGCGACGAGACCGGTTGCATCCTCTTCACTGCCCGTAACGAGCAGG TTGACTTGTTGAAGCCTGAAAGCACTGTTATTATCCGCAATGCAAAGATTGATATGTTCAAAGGTTCAATGAGGCTTGCTGTGGACAAATGGGGCCGCATCGAAGTCACTGAACCTGCAAGCTTCAGTGTGAAGGAGGACAACAATCTCTCACTTGTGGAGTATGAGCTTGTCAACGTTACTGAAGAGTGA